In Ignavibacteriota bacterium, a single genomic region encodes these proteins:
- a CDS encoding chemotaxis protein CheA, translating into MSEQATETGGEGPVFDNEMAEILESFLIETREIFERLGQDLLTLEKGVTDNELLNTIFRAVHTVKGTSSFLGLEQMTSLAHVFEDVLNKLRKGEITVSSDKMDVMFEAYDIMKDLLARIEARNLAKIDLSAIIPKLRVIGQVGMAAPDVAAVDPTPGDASADDLGLPEAADFSDLAEIPVPAPAAQVPAPAPAKAPAPVQAAAAQHPEAAQAAVKAADTTIRVDVARLDSLMNLVGELVLGRNRLTQISYLMNQQHEGIPITKDLTETSSQIDFITTELQMAVMKTRMVPIAKVFNKLPRLVRDLMKETGKEIELVTFGEDTELDKSIIEELNDPLVHLMRNAGDHGLEPTADRRAAGKTEKGIITVRAEHEGNHIVISVADDGRGMDPEKLKAKAIEKGMITEVQAREMSKAEAFNLVFAPGFSTAAKVTNVSGRGVGMDVVRTNIQKLKGIIEIESEMGKGSKIIIKLPLTLAIIQALLVEVDREVFSVPLESVLEVVRIQPKDINTISGREVVRLRNTVLPLARLQSIMGTSNGEDRQDDWIYIVVVGLAQQRLGIVVDSLLGQKEVVIKSLGGYLGTVPGIAGSTILGDGRVIMIIDVGELMKLYSELR; encoded by the coding sequence ATGAGTGAGCAGGCGACGGAGACCGGTGGCGAAGGTCCGGTGTTCGACAACGAAATGGCCGAGATCCTTGAAAGTTTCCTCATTGAAACCCGCGAGATCTTTGAGCGCCTGGGGCAGGACCTCCTCACGCTTGAAAAGGGTGTCACCGACAACGAGTTGCTGAACACCATCTTCCGCGCAGTCCATACCGTGAAGGGTACCTCTTCGTTCCTGGGGCTGGAGCAGATGACGTCGCTCGCCCATGTGTTCGAGGATGTCCTCAACAAGCTGCGCAAAGGCGAGATCACGGTCAGCTCGGACAAGATGGACGTGATGTTCGAGGCGTACGATATCATGAAGGATCTGCTGGCGCGGATCGAGGCACGGAACCTCGCGAAGATCGACCTCTCGGCGATCATCCCCAAGCTCCGCGTGATCGGTCAGGTCGGCATGGCAGCTCCGGATGTGGCGGCAGTTGACCCGACCCCTGGTGACGCGTCTGCAGACGACCTTGGACTGCCCGAGGCCGCCGACTTCTCGGACCTTGCAGAGATACCCGTACCCGCTCCGGCGGCGCAGGTCCCCGCACCAGCACCGGCAAAGGCCCCCGCACCTGTGCAGGCAGCGGCGGCACAGCATCCCGAGGCAGCCCAGGCTGCGGTAAAGGCCGCCGACACGACGATCCGCGTCGATGTCGCTCGCCTCGATAGCCTCATGAACCTCGTCGGCGAACTTGTGCTCGGCCGCAACAGGCTCACGCAGATCTCCTATCTGATGAACCAGCAGCACGAGGGGATCCCGATCACCAAGGACCTCACGGAGACGAGTTCGCAGATCGATTTCATCACGACCGAACTGCAGATGGCGGTGATGAAGACACGGATGGTGCCCATCGCCAAGGTCTTCAATAAGCTCCCGCGCCTGGTCCGTGACCTCATGAAAGAGACCGGGAAGGAGATCGAGCTGGTCACGTTCGGCGAGGACACCGAGCTGGACAAATCGATCATCGAAGAACTGAATGATCCGTTGGTCCACCTCATGCGCAACGCCGGTGACCACGGACTCGAACCGACGGCGGACCGGCGTGCCGCCGGTAAAACCGAGAAGGGGATCATCACGGTACGGGCCGAGCACGAAGGGAACCATATCGTCATCTCCGTCGCCGATGACGGACGGGGCATGGATCCTGAAAAGTTGAAGGCCAAGGCCATCGAAAAGGGGATGATCACCGAGGTCCAGGCACGGGAGATGTCGAAGGCCGAAGCCTTCAACCTCGTCTTCGCTCCCGGGTTCAGCACGGCAGCCAAAGTGACGAACGTGTCGGGACGCGGTGTGGGCATGGATGTGGTGAGGACGAACATCCAGAAGCTCAAGGGCATCATCGAGATCGAATCGGAGATGGGGAAGGGAAGCAAGATCATCATCAAGCTGCCCCTGACCCTTGCCATCATTCAGGCATTGCTCGTGGAAGTGGACCGCGAGGTCTTCTCCGTGCCGCTGGAGTCGGTCCTGGAAGTCGTGCGCATCCAACCCAAGGATATCAATACGATCAGCGGCCGGGAGGTCGTCCGGCTCCGCAATACGGTCCTGCCCCTGGCCCGGCTGCAGAGCATCATGGGCACGTCCAATGGGGAGGATCGCCAGGATGACTGGATCTACATCGTCGTCGTTGGCCTTGCACAGCAGCGGTTGGGCATCGTGGTGGACTCGCTGCTCGGACAGAAAGAGGTCGTGATCAAGTCGCTCGGTGGCTATCTCGGCACCGTTCCGGGCATCGCGGGTTCGACCATTCTCGGCGATGGCCGCGTGATCATGATCATCGATGTCGGTGAACTTATGAAGTTGTACTCGGAGCTCAGATGA
- a CDS encoding chemotaxis response regulator protein-glutamate methylesterase, translating to MTRTINCIVVDDSAFMRKSLAMMLESDPQIKVVATARDGKEGIEKIREFSPDLVTMDIEMPGMDGLTALGIIMKECPLPVLMVSSLTTDGAKSTLDALNLGAVDFIPKELSFVSLDIVKIKAELISKVKSIVQSRSLQFRLQRIRAASQGIRDSANATKGGHAAPAAPARPVAPAAIARRKELRAVVLGISTGGPFALLQTIPKLPKDFPLGIAVVQHMPPRFTKSMAERLDGLSQVSVKEAEDGDALLPGRVLIAPGGQHLTFKHQGSEVVARITAEPADTLYRPCADVMMLSALQAFNAPLLGVIMTGMGKDGLEGLRKIKQKGGMVVAQNEETCVVYGMPKAAVDDGIADLVLPLEEIPGALTKITRG from the coding sequence ATGACACGCACCATCAATTGCATCGTGGTGGACGACTCTGCATTCATGCGTAAGTCGTTGGCCATGATGTTGGAGTCGGATCCACAGATCAAGGTTGTTGCGACAGCGCGTGATGGCAAGGAGGGGATCGAGAAGATCAGGGAGTTCAGCCCTGACCTTGTCACGATGGATATTGAGATGCCGGGGATGGATGGCCTGACGGCGCTCGGCATCATCATGAAGGAATGTCCGCTGCCGGTGCTGATGGTCAGTTCTCTGACCACGGACGGTGCGAAGTCGACGCTGGATGCCTTGAACCTCGGCGCCGTGGACTTCATTCCGAAGGAACTCTCCTTCGTGTCGCTGGATATCGTGAAGATCAAGGCCGAACTCATCAGCAAGGTCAAATCGATCGTCCAGAGCAGATCGTTGCAGTTCCGCTTGCAGCGCATCAGAGCTGCGTCGCAGGGTATCCGGGATTCGGCCAATGCCACGAAAGGTGGCCATGCCGCCCCTGCAGCACCCGCCAGGCCGGTCGCCCCCGCGGCCATCGCACGCCGGAAGGAGCTCCGTGCCGTGGTCCTTGGCATCTCGACCGGAGGGCCGTTCGCGCTGCTGCAGACGATACCGAAACTCCCGAAGGATTTCCCCCTGGGCATTGCGGTGGTCCAGCACATGCCCCCGCGGTTCACAAAATCGATGGCGGAGCGCCTGGATGGGCTGAGCCAGGTGAGTGTGAAAGAAGCGGAGGACGGAGATGCATTGCTTCCGGGGCGGGTGCTAATCGCACCGGGAGGGCAACATCTGACGTTCAAGCACCAGGGAAGCGAGGTCGTTGCCCGTATCACCGCCGAGCCGGCCGACACGCTGTACCGTCCCTGCGCGGATGTGATGATGCTTTCGGCCCTTCAGGCGTTCAACGCACCGTTGCTGGGCGTGATCATGACGGGTATGGGCAAAGACGGCCTGGAAGGCTTGCGGAAGATCAAACAGAAGGGGGGCATGGTCGTGGCGCAGAACGAGGAAACCTGCGTCGTGTACGGCATGCCCAAGGCCGCGGTGGATGACGGGATAGCCGATCTGGTGCTTCCTCTTGAGGAGATCCCGGGTGCACTTACGAAGATCACACGAGGATGA
- the flgB gene encoding flagellar basal body rod protein FlgB — translation MKLFDGTKIPVLNRALDAYALRHKTIATNLANITTPGYRARTVAFEDQLASAMQAPSFPGLVTNERHIPFGGPNIASAQPQVEQPPADANLQGDASASGMNNVDLDQEMAELAKNQIRFRFSSRIIADTFRGLQKSIRGTT, via the coding sequence GTGAAACTGTTTGATGGAACAAAGATCCCTGTGTTGAACAGGGCGCTGGATGCTTACGCGTTGCGTCATAAGACGATCGCGACGAATCTGGCGAATATCACCACGCCGGGATACCGGGCGCGGACGGTCGCATTTGAGGATCAGCTGGCCTCGGCGATGCAGGCCCCGTCGTTCCCGGGCCTCGTGACGAATGAGCGGCACATCCCCTTCGGCGGCCCGAACATCGCTTCGGCGCAACCCCAGGTCGAGCAGCCGCCCGCAGATGCCAACCTGCAAGGCGACGCGTCCGCCAGCGGGATGAACAATGTGGATCTCGATCAGGAGATGGCTGAACTGGCGAAGAACCAGATCCGGTTCCGCTTCTCCAGCCGCATCATTGCCGATACGTTCCGCGGACTCCAGAAGAGCATACGGGGTACCACATGA
- a CDS encoding response regulator: MSKVIMAVDDSTTVRKFVSVALTMQGFTVVTASDGMDALEKLPHSHVDVLITDLNMPNMDGFELIKAIRDIPQYKDLPIIILSSLSDNASKERGVELGVCSYLVKPFSLEKIQYEVSKYVSWVE; encoded by the coding sequence ATGAGTAAAGTCATTATGGCGGTCGATGATTCTACGACAGTGCGCAAATTCGTCTCCGTGGCATTGACCATGCAGGGCTTCACGGTCGTGACAGCCTCCGACGGAATGGATGCGCTTGAGAAACTCCCTCATTCGCATGTGGATGTCCTCATTACGGACCTCAACATGCCGAATATGGATGGATTCGAGTTGATCAAGGCGATCCGGGACATCCCGCAGTATAAGGACCTCCCGATCATCATCCTGAGTTCGCTGTCGGACAATGCAAGCAAGGAACGTGGTGTGGAGCTGGGGGTCTGCTCCTATCTCGTGAAGCCATTCAGTCTGGAAAAGATCCAGTACGAGGTCTCGAAATATGTGAGCTGGGTGGAATGA
- a CDS encoding HEAT repeat domain-containing protein, with translation MIPETRKQLAALLADEDPDVRRRAAEDLSRCTGLAAVAALAAALEDESKGVRDAAARSLQTIGGMNVARAIVEYLDAKNIVTRNLASELLMKLGSTSIPAILPYLEHPSQDTRKFAVDILGLIGNEEPTQHLLPLLVDTDENVVVSTVEALGNMKSARSLPFLFEAYDRDDYTRPAVAEALGKIGDPSASGFLMDRLRQSLLTVAADPVTPFAIIEALGALGGDGVLAVLESVVTQVKGRVRSTVLLAISRISDRHQRPLPSLPGLRSDFLAALNEDDLSVQISAVKWLAGFKEEDVTTALVRRLGIAPELDAVLGGELARRDDTFRLCVNELPGLPMSQHKSVVAIIGRLTMDVIRRVMSGGLGKYDENFFTRAFDVVTAEWEGGDEETRAAIVDVLFHLDGDRAVMFLDAIMNDPDPWLRIHVIEVIAAIADRRAPDFIARFLEDDDEMVREVAVSTLQSRGYDPATVTPGA, from the coding sequence ATGATTCCTGAAACCAGAAAACAGCTTGCGGCGCTTCTCGCCGATGAGGACCCTGATGTCCGGCGGCGTGCGGCCGAAGACCTGAGTCGTTGCACGGGCCTCGCCGCCGTCGCGGCTCTTGCGGCAGCGCTCGAAGATGAAAGCAAGGGAGTGCGCGATGCCGCCGCCCGCTCGCTCCAGACCATTGGTGGTATGAATGTGGCACGGGCGATCGTCGAGTATCTGGATGCGAAGAACATCGTGACGCGGAATCTGGCGTCCGAGCTGTTGATGAAGCTCGGTTCGACATCGATCCCGGCGATCCTTCCATATCTCGAGCATCCGAGTCAGGACACCAGGAAATTCGCCGTCGACATTCTCGGATTGATCGGGAACGAGGAGCCGACGCAGCACCTGCTGCCGTTGCTGGTGGATACGGACGAGAACGTCGTCGTGTCGACCGTCGAGGCCCTCGGGAACATGAAGAGTGCCCGGTCGCTGCCCTTCCTCTTCGAGGCGTACGATCGTGACGACTACACACGTCCGGCCGTCGCGGAAGCGCTGGGCAAGATCGGTGACCCCAGTGCCAGCGGCTTCCTGATGGACCGCCTGCGGCAGTCGCTGCTGACGGTCGCTGCCGACCCTGTGACGCCCTTCGCGATCATCGAGGCGCTCGGCGCCCTTGGTGGTGACGGAGTGCTGGCGGTACTGGAAAGTGTCGTCACCCAGGTCAAAGGCCGCGTGCGATCGACCGTCCTGCTGGCCATCTCCCGGATCTCGGACCGCCATCAGCGTCCGCTGCCGTCGCTCCCCGGTCTCCGTTCGGATTTCCTCGCCGCTCTGAATGAGGACGACCTCTCGGTTCAGATTTCGGCCGTGAAGTGGCTCGCCGGGTTCAAGGAAGAGGATGTGACCACCGCCCTGGTCCGCCGCCTCGGGATCGCCCCGGAGCTGGATGCGGTGCTGGGGGGGGAACTTGCGCGGCGGGACGACACCTTCCGGCTCTGTGTGAACGAACTACCGGGGTTGCCGATGTCGCAACACAAATCCGTCGTGGCCATCATTGGCCGTTTGACGATGGATGTGATCCGGCGTGTGATGTCCGGCGGACTCGGGAAGTACGACGAGAATTTCTTCACGCGCGCCTTCGATGTTGTCACCGCGGAGTGGGAAGGCGGCGACGAAGAGACCCGTGCTGCGATCGTGGACGTGCTGTTCCATCTGGACGGTGACCGGGCCGTGATGTTCCTGGATGCGATCATGAACGATCCTGACCCCTGGTTGCGCATCCACGTGATCGAAGTGATCGCGGCGATCGCGGACCGGCGGGCACCGGACTTCATCGCCCGCTTCCTGGAGGACGATGACGAGATGGTCCGAGAAGTTGCAGTGAGTACACTGCAATCGCGAGGGTATGACCCGGCAACCGTGACACCTGGAGCTTGA
- a CDS encoding response regulator: MATVKFLVVDDSLTMRRIVINTLKTIGYADVVEAGDGKDAMAKLLSEGADFLITDWNMPEMNGLELTKWVRSNAQFAAMPILMVTTRGNKEDVIEAMKVRVNNYIVKPFTAQGLKEKIDAILKAGEAKPA, translated from the coding sequence ATGGCAACGGTAAAGTTTCTCGTAGTGGACGACTCCCTGACCATGCGGCGGATCGTGATCAATACGCTGAAGACGATCGGTTATGCCGACGTGGTGGAGGCGGGCGATGGCAAGGATGCCATGGCCAAACTTCTCAGTGAAGGTGCGGATTTCCTGATCACCGATTGGAATATGCCCGAAATGAACGGCCTCGAGCTGACCAAGTGGGTGCGGAGCAACGCGCAGTTCGCCGCGATGCCGATCCTGATGGTCACGACCCGCGGCAACAAGGAGGATGTGATCGAGGCGATGAAGGTGCGCGTGAACAACTACATCGTCAAGCCGTTCACGGCACAGGGCCTCAAGGAAAAGATCGATGCGATCCTGAAGGCGGGCGAAGCGAAACCGGCGTAG
- a CDS encoding DUF342 domain-containing protein gives MAEVLSLPQVRCRIGDGGARAYLESREPVPPGALTIAALREIIKEAGVVYGLQEDVLARVINGGYDGEPVDIALGDAGIPGKDGRVEYKFEVDAATPHAGSGEDAIYVPRVITSIGAGQPLAVQIPPEPGRPGLGVTGIPVAVRQGKVARLIPGPQTKLSDDKETLMAAVDGCPVRRPDGSVEVQPVVTLPGNLDYTVGSVDFIGSLVVRGDIVGDAVVKVKGSVEVKGNVEDVSIEAGGDVTIHQGFSGHGKGKIHAGGNVTVLYVMNQTVVAEKDIMIGRECINATIDAGGKIHAPRALIAGGKLDAVQEVEVGSIGTMDISSAKIRVGRHGKLLEHLAQVDKDIKQVDTMVEVNGVRKFIDSALEGVIFVERAGALEARSV, from the coding sequence ATGGCTGAAGTGCTGAGTCTTCCACAGGTACGCTGTCGCATCGGCGATGGTGGTGCGCGTGCCTATCTGGAATCGCGTGAACCCGTGCCGCCGGGTGCGTTGACCATTGCCGCGCTCAGGGAGATCATCAAGGAGGCCGGTGTGGTCTATGGGCTCCAGGAAGATGTCCTGGCGCGCGTCATCAACGGGGGATATGACGGTGAGCCGGTGGACATTGCTCTTGGCGATGCCGGTATCCCCGGCAAGGATGGACGCGTGGAGTACAAGTTCGAGGTCGATGCCGCGACCCCGCATGCCGGATCGGGCGAGGATGCCATCTATGTCCCCCGCGTGATCACCAGCATCGGTGCCGGCCAACCGCTTGCCGTTCAGATCCCTCCCGAGCCTGGCAGACCAGGGCTCGGCGTCACGGGAATACCGGTGGCGGTGAGACAGGGCAAGGTGGCCCGGCTCATCCCGGGGCCTCAGACGAAGCTGAGTGATGACAAAGAGACCCTGATGGCGGCCGTAGATGGTTGTCCGGTCAGGCGTCCGGATGGCTCTGTCGAAGTGCAACCGGTGGTCACCCTCCCCGGGAATCTGGATTATACGGTCGGCAGTGTCGATTTCATCGGATCGTTGGTGGTGCGGGGCGACATCGTGGGAGATGCGGTGGTCAAGGTGAAAGGTTCGGTTGAAGTGAAAGGGAACGTCGAAGATGTCTCGATCGAGGCCGGTGGCGATGTGACGATCCATCAGGGCTTTTCCGGGCACGGAAAGGGAAAGATCCATGCAGGGGGCAACGTCACCGTCCTGTATGTGATGAACCAGACCGTTGTAGCGGAAAAGGACATCATGATCGGGCGGGAATGTATCAATGCCACGATCGATGCCGGGGGGAAGATCCATGCTCCTCGGGCGCTGATCGCGGGAGGGAAACTCGATGCCGTGCAGGAAGTCGAGGTAGGGAGCATCGGGACCATGGACATCTCTTCGGCGAAGATCCGTGTCGGCAGGCATGGGAAGCTTCTGGAGCATCTTGCGCAGGTGGATAAAGACATCAAGCAGGTCGATACCATGGTGGAAGTGAACGGGGTCCGGAAATTCATCGATAGTGCTCTGGAAGGTGTGATCTTCGTGGAACGTGCGGGGGCTCTGGAAGCCCGCTCAGTATGA
- a CDS encoding response regulator transcription factor: MNILLAEDDVVTRRVLVSQLRKLGHAVTEAEDGVQALALYRGAPPQVLITDWMMPNMDGPTLCRSVRDEKSREYTFIIILTALEKKIGYTEGMKAGADDFMTKPADIVELNVRLRVAERIVRLQKEVQQLQGLLPICSKCKRIRVGENRWEQVESYITKRSVAQFSHGICPSCYAAVVQPQLDALKQKRSV; the protein is encoded by the coding sequence GTGAACATTCTTCTGGCCGAAGATGACGTCGTCACCCGCCGCGTGCTGGTCTCCCAGCTCCGCAAGCTCGGACACGCCGTCACGGAGGCCGAGGATGGGGTCCAGGCGCTGGCATTGTACCGCGGGGCGCCGCCGCAGGTCCTGATAACGGACTGGATGATGCCGAATATGGATGGCCCGACACTCTGTCGCAGCGTCCGCGACGAGAAGTCGCGGGAGTATACCTTCATCATCATCCTGACCGCGCTGGAGAAGAAGATCGGGTATACGGAAGGGATGAAGGCCGGGGCGGATGATTTCATGACGAAACCAGCAGACATTGTGGAGCTCAATGTACGTTTGCGGGTCGCCGAGCGGATCGTCCGATTGCAGAAAGAAGTGCAGCAATTGCAGGGGTTGCTCCCGATCTGTTCAAAATGCAAGCGGATCAGGGTGGGGGAGAACCGCTGGGAGCAGGTGGAAAGCTACATCACCAAGAGATCGGTGGCGCAGTTCTCGCACGGCATCTGTCCGTCGTGTTATGCCGCCGTCGTTCAGCCGCAGCTGGATGCGTTGAAGCAGAAGCGGAGCGTGTGA
- a CDS encoding protein-glutamate O-methyltransferase CheR encodes MSDDTFRLIREFIYQQTGIYFQDNKKYLLEGRLGKRLQVLNLGTFEEYLQLIKYGTRRNEELKFFYDAITINETFFFRNEPQFEAFEKTLVPAILAGKPGRYKLRVWSSASSSGEEAHTIAMLYLERLKPKYPGLELEVVGTDINSTVLDTARKGVYRDYSVRNMPKMYLDKYFKAEDGRFTVRDDVRRLVRFEHLNLYDQIRMRQMGTFDIVFCCNVLIYFDAPSKIQVVSNLYDALNRGGFLFIGYAESLHGISTAFKLENFPKTVAYKKE; translated from the coding sequence ATGTCCGATGATACGTTCCGGCTCATCAGGGAGTTCATCTATCAGCAGACCGGCATCTATTTTCAGGACAACAAGAAGTACCTCCTGGAAGGACGCCTGGGAAAGCGGCTGCAGGTGCTGAACCTCGGGACGTTCGAGGAGTATCTCCAGCTGATCAAGTACGGCACGCGGAGGAACGAGGAGCTCAAGTTCTTCTATGATGCCATCACCATCAACGAGACCTTCTTCTTCCGGAACGAGCCGCAGTTCGAGGCATTCGAGAAGACGTTGGTGCCGGCGATCCTTGCGGGCAAACCGGGCAGGTACAAATTGCGGGTGTGGAGTTCCGCCAGTTCCTCGGGGGAAGAGGCGCACACGATCGCGATGTTGTACCTCGAGCGCCTCAAGCCCAAGTACCCGGGCCTGGAGCTGGAGGTCGTCGGGACGGACATCAATTCCACGGTGCTGGATACGGCGCGGAAGGGAGTGTACCGGGACTACTCGGTGCGGAACATGCCGAAGATGTACCTGGACAAGTATTTCAAGGCCGAGGACGGCCGCTTCACGGTGCGGGACGATGTCCGGCGGCTGGTCCGGTTCGAGCACTTGAATCTGTACGACCAGATCCGGATGAGGCAGATGGGCACATTCGATATCGTCTTCTGCTGCAACGTCTTGATCTACTTCGATGCGCCGTCGAAGATCCAGGTGGTGTCGAATCTGTACGATGCGTTGAACCGGGGTGGGTTCCTGTTCATCGGGTATGCGGAATCGCTCCACGGGATCTCCACCGCATTCAAACTCGAGAACTTTCCCAAGACCGTAGCCTACAAGAAGGAGTGA
- a CDS encoding protein phosphatase CheZ yields MKPEELNIIVRKVEELRALMVFTQRTIPFLEDVFAFVKDIVPLLDVLKSSVETTSEKLPHASKQLDKITTATELASTEIMNIVDVMYPKVDRMRAEQEKRRGDVAAAQASLKRLCELTAGTPAAGEAQTICTGLSGMLAAMVPTDEAVQELESIQADCTNIMIALQVQDITAQQIAAVNKLMQSVDEGLNRLLKHFSKSSSEPQTSRYKHRRLDIVFDSSAEFDATGERQRAADAVMEEALKTQTTHAPRTRRKKAH; encoded by the coding sequence ATGAAACCTGAGGAACTTAATATCATCGTTCGCAAGGTCGAGGAACTGCGGGCGCTGATGGTCTTTACCCAACGCACGATCCCGTTCCTCGAGGATGTCTTCGCCTTCGTGAAGGATATCGTGCCGTTGCTGGATGTCCTCAAATCGTCCGTCGAGACCACATCGGAGAAGTTGCCCCACGCGTCCAAGCAGCTGGACAAGATCACGACGGCGACGGAGCTGGCGTCGACGGAGATCATGAACATCGTGGACGTGATGTACCCGAAGGTTGACCGGATGCGGGCGGAGCAGGAGAAGCGCCGGGGCGATGTGGCCGCAGCGCAGGCGTCCCTGAAACGCCTCTGCGAGCTGACCGCGGGCACACCGGCCGCGGGCGAGGCACAGACGATCTGTACCGGGTTGTCGGGGATGCTGGCGGCGATGGTGCCCACGGACGAAGCCGTGCAGGAACTCGAGAGCATCCAGGCGGATTGCACGAATATCATGATCGCCCTGCAGGTGCAGGATATCACCGCACAGCAGATCGCAGCGGTCAACAAGCTGATGCAGTCGGTGGACGAAGGCCTGAACCGGCTCCTGAAGCACTTCAGCAAATCGTCCAGCGAACCCCAGACGTCGCGGTACAAGCACCGCCGCCTGGATATCGTCTTTGATTCCTCCGCGGAGTTCGACGCCACCGGCGAACGGCAGCGCGCCGCGGATGCGGTGATGGAAGAGGCCCTCAAGACACAGACCACCCACGCGCCGCGCACACGGCGGAAGAAGGCCCACTAA